The Pseudomonas sp. MPC6 nucleotide sequence GCGATGCCAAAACCGTTGGAACCACCGACGGCATGCCAACGGCCCAGCATTTTCACGCCTTCGGGCGGAGCACCTTGAGTTTCGAGAAAACGCTTGATCACGGCGTTACGATTTTCCGGACAGATCGACCAACTGACCATGAATAACATACGCCACCTCCCGTTACGGATTGGCACCTGTTGAAGTTCGCGCACCTGGCTGGCGCCGGGACCACGGTCACGCCTGAACTGCCAGCTTCATCCTGGCCGGCCTGAAACGATTTCTCCCATGAGAAGGCATAGCAGCGGGCCCGCCTGCGCGTATGACCGCTGATCCTGTTTCGTTGCATTTGGACTGAATGGCATGAAATGAGGGCTGCAGCGATCAGGCGTCACGCAACAGGTCGTTGGCATTGAGCAACTCGAAGGCAACCTCGGGCCGTTTTTCCAGCCCGCGTCGAATGGCCGCCGGAATCGACTGCCGGGTCTTGCGACACAACCCCGGCAGTTCGCCGATGGAAATGGCGATGCCGCGCATGGTCCGCACTTCGTTGAAACCGGGGGCGATCTGCACCCGGATACCCAATTGATCGTACATCCGCTGCTGCAACCGCTCGAGGTCGCCCAGGCTCTGCAGGTTTTCCAGGCGCTCGACCAGGCGCTTTTCCTCCGCGCGGGTCAGGAACAGGACGCGCACGTCCGCGCCCGGGGTGTCCAGCAGCGGGTCACGCCCGCAGTCGCAGGCGCCGGGCGGGCAGGGTTGGCGAATTGGAGGCGTGGTCGTCATGGGGATCAATCATAGAGCGCTCGGGTCGGGTTTGCCCATAGGGTTGCATTGACACCTCAATGATGCCATCGCCACCCATTCATCTAGAACCGACTCTCATCCGCTGCCAGTCGGAGTTGGCGATATGCGCCCACCAATTGATCGAGGGTAAACGTGCGATTTCGCCCGCTGGGATTGGGCAGGACCCACACCTCGGCGTTGGCGAAGGCCTTCGGCTGCGGCCCCCACGCAACGTCTCGTTGGCCGGACAACGCGCAATACGCCGCCTTGCCGAGAAAGGCCACGAAGCGGGGCGCATGGCGGATGATCTTCTGTTCAAAATCCGCAGCGCCAGCAATCAATTCTGCGGCAGACAGCTGATCCGCCCGCGCCGTGGGCCGGGCGACTACCGCCGTCAATCCGCACTGATACTGCAAGATCGTCCGGTCGTTTGCCGGGCACACTTCTTCCGGGGTGAAACCGGCAAGGTGCAGCGTGCGCCAGAAGCGATTGCCTCTGCCGGCAAAATGATGCCCCTGTGTGGCAGCCATCACGCCCGGGTTGATCCCGCAAAAAATCACCGCAAGATCCTTGGCAAGAATGTCTTCGAGTCTTTCGCCCACCTTGAACCTCACACTGCGCAAATCACGCGGACCGCAGCGCGCGCAAGCGCCGTCAACTCGGCACGGGATTTACCCGCCCGCGCACGTATCGAAATGCTGTGCAGCAGGGATGACGCGAGTACGGCCAGCGCCGCCAAGTCGACATCGGCCTTGAGTTCGCCGCAATCAACGGCCACCCGCAGACGCGTTTCAAGATCGGCATCCAGCCTGCTGAGGCGCTGCGACAGCACCTCGCGTATTTGCGGATCCTCGACCGCTTCAGTGGTCGCCGTGCCTATCGCAAAGCAGCCACGGGGTTGGCCGTCCCCCGAAAAATAGATCGACAGCTGCCCCTCGTAGAAACCCAGCAACGCCTGCTCCAGCGTCAGATTGCTGTCGGTCAGCACCTCCTGCATGGCCGCGGCGGCGAACGCCCAATACTGCTCAAGCGCCTTGATATAGAGCGCGTGCTTGTCACCGAATGCCGCATACAGGCTGGGGCGGTTCATGCCGGCCGCGGTGGCGATGCTGTCCAGTGACGCGCCGGAGTAGCCGGTGTTCCAGAAGACCCCAAGCGCCTGCTGCAGCGCTGTCTGCGGGTCGTAGGCACGGGGGCGGCCCCGGCCTTTGCCCGCGCTGATTTTATTTTGTGCCATGTTGTACAAAATCCTTGAGCAAGGGTGAATGAGTGGATATTCTTACACCATCGCACAAAATTAAGGAACCAGAAGTTCCTCGATGGCAGGTTTGTTGTAGCGGAGCTCTAACCGGGTGTTGCGGCGACGAAACAGGTGCGGCGGGAGTGATCCTCCCGACCGCGCACGCTAAGGCTGTTTTTTGGGTGTCAGCCCCATTTCCCGGTTAAAGGTGGATTCGATCATGACCAAACAGTTCGACATCTCGGCGACGCAGGCCTTCGAGCATCCAGGGCCGAACCTGGCAGACACGCCGCTCAACAAACCGTTGAAAGAGAGACTGCGGCCACTGCTGATGGTGGGGGTGCCCGCGCTCTTCGCTGCGGTGGGCTACGCCTGCTATCTGGCGGGCGAGCCCTTTGTTTCCACCGACAACGCCTACGCCCGGGTGGCGAAGGCTTCGATCAATGCGCGCATTTCCGGACAGGTCGTCGACATCGCCGTCGAAGACAATCAGCCGGTTCGCAAGGGTCAGGTGTTGTTCCGGATCAATCCGGAGCCGTTCCAGATCGCCGTCAACCGTGCGCAAGCGCAATTGAGCGTCGCGCGGCTGCGCATCGACGGGCTCAAGGCCCGCTATCGGCAGCAGCAGGCTGAATTGCAATCGGCCAAGGCATCGGCCGGCTTCGATCAAAAGGAGTTCGCCCGGAAGAAGGCACTGGTTGCCAGCGAGTTCGTTTCCCGAGCGATCTATGAGCGTGCGGACACCGATCTGCAAGTCGCACGACAACGCATAGCGTCTATCGAACAACAGATCGCCAGTACGGTCGTGGCCTTGAACGGGCATCCCGACATTGCCGTCGATAACCACCCGGAAGTGCGTGAAGCCCAGGCCCGGGTTGACGAGGCGCAGCTGTATCTGTCGTACGCGACGGTGTACGCGCCTGACGATGGCATTGTGGCTAAGGTCGACGATTTGCAGGTGGGCAACTATGTCACCAGCGGTGCGCCAGCCTTTGCTCTGCTGTCTGATCGCCAGGCCTGGGTGGAGGCCAACTTCCGCGAAACCCAGGTGACCCATATGCGTCCCGGCCAGGAAGCGACCATTCGTATCGATACCTACCCGGATCACGTTTTCAGGGCCCACGTCACCAGCATGAGCCCTGGCGCCGGGTCGGACTTCGCCCTGTTGCCGCCGGAAAATGCGACCGGCAACTGGGTCAAGGTGATCCAGCGGGTGCCGGTCCGGCTCGAACTGGATGAGCTGGACCCGGCTTTGCCACTGTTTTCGGGGACCAGCGCCACGGTCGAGGTCGATACCGGGTATCGCACGCCCTGGTGGCATCCACTCAAAAGTCTGTTGAGCGCAGGTAACTTTCGATGAACGCCAACCCTGTCGAAAAACCGCAAGGGGAGGGTGCGCGCTTGCTGAGGTTGGCCGCGCTGCTCGCGACCTATATGCAGTCAGCGAACCTGCCGTTGCCGAACTCGGCCCTGAGGTTCATTCAGGGCAGCTTGTCGATGACCGACGACCAGGCCGGCTGGATATTCACCGCGTACCTCGCGGCCAGTGCTATCACGTTGCCGATTGCCCAATGGCTCGCGGGTCGTTATGGCTTGAAGCGGGTTTATCAAACCGCACTGGCCGTCTTCGTCCTTGGCTTGCTGCTCGCCACCCAGGCAACGACGCCCCTGGAGTTCGTCGGTGCGCGCATCGTTCAAGGCGCTGCAAGTGGCGTGCTGGCACCGCTGTCGATGGCGATTGCCCTGGAGACATTAGCCCCGGCGCGACGCGCGAAATTCGGCACGGTGTGGACGGCCATCGTGCTGTTCGGCATCGCCAGCGGCCCGAGCATCGGCGGCTGGATCAGCGAACATTTCGGATGGCGCCCGATGTTCTACAGCAGCGTGCCGTTATCGGTGTTCATCTTTCTGGTGATGGCACTGTTGCTCGGGGAGAAGAAGGCCGAGAAAAGTCAGTCTTTCGACTTCTTTGGCTTCGGCACCTTCACCCTGGGGTTGATCAGCCTGCAGATGCTGCTCGACCGCGGTGAGCGCCTGGACTGGTTTGCCTCGACCGAGATCTGGCTGGAAGCGATGGGCTGTGCGCTGGGGCTTTACCTGTTCGTGGTCCACGTGCTGACCGCGAAGGTGCATTTCCTCAACAAAGGTTTGTTCAGGGACCGCAACTTCGTGCTGTCGACGATTATCTTTTTTGCCCTGGGTTTCGTGCTGTTGTCGACCATGGCACTGACGGCGCCGATGCTCGATGAGCTGCTCGGATTTGCGCCCGACACCACCGGCTTTCTGACGATACCGCGAGGCGTTGGGCTGGTAGGCGCGTTTTTGCTGATGGGGCGGCTGTCCGATCGCCTCGACTACCGGCCGTTCGTGGTGGCGGGCATCGCCCTGGTGATATATGCCAACTGGTTGATGCTGGGTTATTCGCCCTTGATGGACGGCTGGCCGGTGGCGGTTGCCGGGGCACTCCAGGGCGTCGGCCTCGGTGTATTGATGCCGGCGATCAGCAAGGTGGCGTTCAGCACGCTCGACCCCAAGCTGCGGCCGGAAGGTACCGGGTTGTTCAATCTGGTTCGCGTCTATGGAAGCACCATCGGCGTGGCGATCGTGCAGATTTTCTTCTTCAACAACACCCAGGCGATGCACATGGCGCTGGCCAGCAATCTGACGCCTTATCGCGTTACTGCGCAGTCGGTGACCCTGCAAACACTGGAAGGGCTCAATCACATGATTACCCACCAGGCCGCTTTCATCGCCGTTGTCGGCCAGTTCAAGATCCTGATGTTGGCAATGGTGGTGGTGTGTCCGCTGGTTGTGTTTCTTCGCAAACCCGTCCCGGCCTACTAGTTTTCGTGGAGTCTGCCCAATGAAAAGCGCAATCAACAGACAGCGGTTCCAGACGATGGTCGGGGCTCTGTCGGCTCTCATGCTGCTGTGTGCCTGTACCGTCGGCCCGGACTTTCAGAGGCCGCCGCCGAGCCAGTCGCAGCACTACGACCAACAAGCCGAGCAGCGCCTCGGCCAGGGTGGTGAACGGCAGATTGCCCTTGGCCAGAAGGTCCGAGGGGATTGGTGGTCGGCCTTGCAGTCGCCAAAGCTCGACAAGGTGGTGCGTCGCGCCATCGACGGCAATCTTGAGCTGGTGGCGGCGGACGCCACCATTCGCCAGGCGGCGTCCTCCGTCGCTGCCGCAGAGGGCACGCTGTATCCGCAGGTCGATTTTGCCGCCCAGGCGGGCCGGCAACGGGTGCACAACGCGGCCGAGCCAGCCGTCTCCAATTTCTATGCAATCGGACCACGGGTCGGCTTCGACCTTGATGTATTCGGCGAGAACAAGCGGCGGGTCGAACAGCAGCAAGCGTTTACCGAGCGACAAAAGCATCGATACGAAGCGGCGTACCTGACCCTGACGGGCGATGTCGCGAGCCAGGCCTTGTTGATTGCTTCGGCCAACGCGCAAATGCAAGCCGTGCAAAAACTGCTGGCCAATGACGCGAAGAATCTCGAGCTGGTACGCATGGCGCACCTTAATGGCAGCACTACCCAGATCGATGTTTCGCTGGCCGAGACCCGGCTCGCCCAGGACCGCACGCTGCTGCCGCCTCTCGCGCAGCAGCGGGACTCGGCGCGCCACGCACTGGCGATCTTGACGGGTAACGGTCCTGCCGACTGGATCGCGCCGGACTTCGATCTTGCCGAGTTTGTCTTGCCGTCGAACGTGCCCGTCAGCCTGCCTTCGGCAATGGCTCACGATCGGCCGGATATACGCCAGGCAGAAGCCGAGCTGCACATGGCCAGCGCCGCCGTGGGCATTGCGACAGCGAACCTCTATCCGCATGTCGAGCTGTCCGCGTTTCTGGCGCAGTCGGCTTCCGGCAATGGCGGTGCCGCACTCTGGGGGTTCGCGGCGGGGCTGGCGGGCCCGATCTTCGATGGCGGCACGCGCAACGCCGAACGGCAAGCGGCGATCGAGGGCTACAAGGCAACGCTCGCCGGCTACCAGCAGACTGTCATTCAATCCTTCGGTCAGGTCGCGGACACGCTGCAGGCGATCAACCATGACGCCGAACAACACCTGGCGCAGGAAGATGCG carries:
- a CDS encoding DUF3303 family protein yields the protein MLFMVSWSICPENRNAVIKRFLETQGAPPEGVKMLGRWHAVGGSNGFGIAETDDVVQIQKWVLQWNDLMNMEVHAALTDEQAAPLLAAVVGKQ
- the mug gene encoding G/U mismatch-specific DNA glycosylase; its protein translation is MGERLEDILAKDLAVIFCGINPGVMAATQGHHFAGRGNRFWRTLHLAGFTPEEVCPANDRTILQYQCGLTAVVARPTARADQLSAAELIAGAADFEQKIIRHAPRFVAFLGKAAYCALSGQRDVAWGPQPKAFANAEVWVLPNPSGRNRTFTLDQLVGAYRQLRLAADESRF
- a CDS encoding TetR/AcrR family transcriptional regulator, translated to MAQNKISAGKGRGRPRAYDPQTALQQALGVFWNTGYSGASLDSIATAAGMNRPSLYAAFGDKHALYIKALEQYWAFAAAAMQEVLTDSNLTLEQALLGFYEGQLSIYFSGDGQPRGCFAIGTATTEAVEDPQIREVLSQRLSRLDADLETRLRVAVDCGELKADVDLAALAVLASSLLHSISIRARAGKSRAELTALARAAVRVICAV
- a CDS encoding HlyD family secretion protein, with the protein product MTKQFDISATQAFEHPGPNLADTPLNKPLKERLRPLLMVGVPALFAAVGYACYLAGEPFVSTDNAYARVAKASINARISGQVVDIAVEDNQPVRKGQVLFRINPEPFQIAVNRAQAQLSVARLRIDGLKARYRQQQAELQSAKASAGFDQKEFARKKALVASEFVSRAIYERADTDLQVARQRIASIEQQIASTVVALNGHPDIAVDNHPEVREAQARVDEAQLYLSYATVYAPDDGIVAKVDDLQVGNYVTSGAPAFALLSDRQAWVEANFRETQVTHMRPGQEATIRIDTYPDHVFRAHVTSMSPGAGSDFALLPPENATGNWVKVIQRVPVRLELDELDPALPLFSGTSATVEVDTGYRTPWWHPLKSLLSAGNFR
- a CDS encoding DHA2 family efflux MFS transporter permease subunit, with amino-acid sequence MNANPVEKPQGEGARLLRLAALLATYMQSANLPLPNSALRFIQGSLSMTDDQAGWIFTAYLAASAITLPIAQWLAGRYGLKRVYQTALAVFVLGLLLATQATTPLEFVGARIVQGAASGVLAPLSMAIALETLAPARRAKFGTVWTAIVLFGIASGPSIGGWISEHFGWRPMFYSSVPLSVFIFLVMALLLGEKKAEKSQSFDFFGFGTFTLGLISLQMLLDRGERLDWFASTEIWLEAMGCALGLYLFVVHVLTAKVHFLNKGLFRDRNFVLSTIIFFALGFVLLSTMALTAPMLDELLGFAPDTTGFLTIPRGVGLVGAFLLMGRLSDRLDYRPFVVAGIALVIYANWLMLGYSPLMDGWPVAVAGALQGVGLGVLMPAISKVAFSTLDPKLRPEGTGLFNLVRVYGSTIGVAIVQIFFFNNTQAMHMALASNLTPYRVTAQSVTLQTLEGLNHMITHQAAFIAVVGQFKILMLAMVVVCPLVVFLRKPVPAY
- a CDS encoding efflux transporter outer membrane subunit, which encodes MKSAINRQRFQTMVGALSALMLLCACTVGPDFQRPPPSQSQHYDQQAEQRLGQGGERQIALGQKVRGDWWSALQSPKLDKVVRRAIDGNLELVAADATIRQAASSVAAAEGTLYPQVDFAAQAGRQRVHNAAEPAVSNFYAIGPRVGFDLDVFGENKRRVEQQQAFTERQKHRYEAAYLTLTGDVASQALLIASANAQMQAVQKLLANDAKNLELVRMAHLNGSTTQIDVSLAETRLAQDRTLLPPLAQQRDSARHALAILTGNGPADWIAPDFDLAEFVLPSNVPVSLPSAMAHDRPDIRQAEAELHMASAAVGIATANLYPHVELSAFLAQSASGNGGAALWGFAAGLAGPIFDGGTRNAERQAAIEGYKATLAGYQQTVIQSFGQVADTLQAINHDAEQHLAQEDALRAAESSLRLNQQAYAQGENSILQVLEAERAYEQALLGHIRVKTAQYLDTVRLYVALGGNSIGVFEQRVAARETPNRSYQ